AGTTAAAAACGAAGAGTTAAGAGTGTCCCCTCTGATTTTTCTTTTAAGTCCCCGTAAGGGGATTGTAAGAAGAAAAATCCTGAAGACTCGGGGATAAAAAGAACTAAGAGTGAAGAGTATAAAAAAAATGGACAGTAAAAACTTTTACTATCCACTAACAACCATCAACTAACGACTAAATTATTTTCGTCTAATTTTGAAAAGCAAAATTCCGCCGGCGAGTATTGCGAGAGTAGAAGGTTCAGGAATAAACATCAGAGTACTATCCGGAGATGTACCCAAACCAAACACCGCAGAGTTCAAAACATCAGATTCAGCAAAACCTGTTACGCCGGAGAATGTAAACGTGATTGTATTCAAAACAAACAGCCTGTCGTTCAGACTCTGGGTCGCGACATCGCCGGCATAAATCGAGTAGTCTATTCCGCCGACAATGTTGCCGGGGAAATTATTTGTCATAGTCGAATTGCCGACCGTCCCCACGCCAAAGCCGAGATACGGATTGGCTGCCGCGTTGAACGCTGAAAAATACCATGTGTCGTCCTTTTTCGCGACGGCTTTTAAATCCGCATTGGCTGTTTGCAATGTGTCGGTTGAATTTTCATCCGTCTTGTAAACATCGCCGGTCGCAGACAGAAGCACAAGCTCCGGCCGCTGACCGATGCTGTTGTAAATGTCAAAATAATAACTGCTCAACAAATCGTCGGGACTGTTGGAGGCAGTCGTCGAGAGATTTGAAAGTCTGACCGTCAGTATGTCGCCGGAGATTGCCATCTGCGATTCTAAAATCACCGCGTCGCCGGTAATTGAAACGCCTTCGACATGCTGAATGATGTTAGCTTCCGATTGAGCAGATAATAACATCAGCAATACAACGCAAAATACAGTTATAAACGCAATCTTTTTCATAGCACAAAATCCGCTTGCGACTAAATGGATAGCACCACAAGCAAAAAAACATAAAATATAGTTAGAAACGCAATCTTTTTAATGGTCTTTTCTGAAAAACCTAAACTCATCTTCGCTGCGGTGTCCATAAACAACCCCCTAACTGCTATTCATATTT
The sequence above is drawn from the Planctomycetaceae bacterium genome and encodes:
- a CDS encoding PEP-CTERM sorting domain-containing protein — encoded protein: MKKIAFITVFCVVLLMLLSAQSEANIIQHVEGVSITGDAVILESQMAISGDILTVRLSNLSTTASNSPDDLLSSYYFDIYNSIGQRPELVLLSATGDVYKTDENSTDTLQTANADLKAVAKKDDTWYFSAFNAAANPYLGFGVGTVGNSTMTNNFPGNIVGGIDYSIYAGDVATQSLNDRLFVLNTITFTFSGVTGFAESDVLNSAVFGLGTSPDSTLMFIPEPSTLAILAGGILLFKIRRK